The Lactuca sativa cultivar Salinas chromosome 2, Lsat_Salinas_v11, whole genome shotgun sequence genome includes the window TACGATAACAATTGAACTTGTTGTTTAATGTTAAATGCATTACTATTTACAAATAAGTGGATTTAGCAACGGATTTCTAGATAATACGTCGAACAAATGGAACATATAATTTTGATATCTTGTTTGTAAGTAGTACGTTTCCCCTTCTTTGGGCTCAAGGAAAACAAAACACAGACCAACCAAGAGGAGAAGGAGAAACAAGGGATTGACAAATACCTTCCTGCCAAGGTTTTATTGACGTAATTTAAAAAAGGTTCCAGATAAAAATAAAACAACTTCAACTCCTACTTATTCGGGAACAATTAATAGCTAGTCTTCGGGATTGTGCTTCATTGGCACAAGGCAAAGAGGTACTTTCCTCTTAACAACCGGAAAGCCTTCTTGCTCCATGTCCAGATTTTCATTATTCACTTCATTTGGAAGTTTCCAATCAAATGAGtaaaatatacttgctaccgtgAATTCTATAATGGAAGTAGCCATGTTTGCTGCTGGACATGATCTTCTGCCCCCTCCGAATGGAACCATCTCACACTGATCAACTTCAAGGTTTTCTAACCTCTCGGGATTGAAATCGGTTGCATCATCTTTCCAGATTTTTGAATctcttcctattccccatgaatTGATTAAGATTCTTGTCCCAGGTAAGATGTCGCATCCATTAATCTGACAATGGCTTGTGCATTCTCGTACAAGCAAAAATGGGGGTGGGTGTAATCTTAACGTCTCCTTCACCACCAGTTTTAAATATGTCATTTGTGTAATATCTGATTCGTCTATCCTCGGTTTCTTTCCGACACAGCTTCTAATTTCGTCTTGCAGCTTTTGCATAACTCTCGGGTTTTTAATAATTTCAGAAATTGCCCAGATGGTTGCGGCAGTAGTTGTGTCAACCGATCCATTGATCACATTCTGAAAAGTTTACGATCAAAAGAGTTAGGGTATAACTTATATATacataatcttttgtcaaaaggAATATCTATGAATGAAACTGAAACAAAGTGTTTACCATCAAAAGGCTTTTCAATTCATCTCTGGTCAACTGAGATCTGCATGCATCTATCAAGTCTCTTTCATGGTCGCCTCTTTCTGATTCAGTACGATCAATATGTTCATCAAGAACCATCTCGAGGAAGCTATCCAAATCACTGAAACACTGTTCTAGTCTACCATTCCACCCTCTTAATCCGTCCAATATCCACCCAACTGATGGAAATATATCCGACAAGGAACCCGACAGCATGATGACCAGCTCATCAAGAATTTCTTTTAATGTTTTACCCCTAACTAACGTCCCTTCTCTGTAGCTCTTACCCACTGCAAGCTTGCAGGCAACGTCAGTTATGAGATGCTCGATGTGATCTTCTAAGTTTATCGTAGTATCCAAAAGATGTGAAGAAAAAGAATCAAGCATAGTCTTGACCTCCATAtctaacacatttttaaagaatcTGGTTCTTTTAGAACCTGCGAACTCGGTTATAAAAACCTTACGCATCTTCTTCCAATGATCATCAGTAGGTGAGAACGCAACGTCCATGTAGTTGAACGTTAGTCGTTCAAAAGCCTTGGAGCGTGGACGGTTATTGAGTATGTGATCGTAAGTTTTTAAGACTTGGTTGGCCAATTCACTGGAAGAGATTATAACATATGGCTTGGAACCTAGATGAATGAGCATGATGGGGCCGTATTTGTGGGAAAATTCCCATAGGACATGATGGAGGTCCTTACCTAGAATTTGATGAAAGTTCCCTATAAAAGGAAGCCTCCGAGGGCCAGGGGGAAGGTTAGGGTAAGCCATGGATGACTTCTTCCTTAGGTGAGTATATATCAAGGCACAAGAAAAGAAGAGAACTAGTACTGGTTGAAGAAGCCATGAAGGGAAGAAAGTGAAGGTATCCATGCATGTGCGTGAATATAAGGGTTTTGATGTATTTGCTTTGCAGTTAATTATATCCACCTCTACTTATAACGGTGGAGGGGGCGACCTTATTATGCTGGCGGGAGATGCGGTATCGTTATCCATAGGGATTACAATTATCAATTATAAATTTTGAGCGTTAGGTTGGTGGCTATCGTCCCGAATATATATACATTTCTATATTGCTCGTTCTGGACTAACATGACTTTGTTATTATAATATTTGCTGTTGGGCGCAGAGATAAATGACCTAATCGATTTCCTGTTTATTGTCATTAATGTAAGTTGTTTGCATGTAGGCTTGTTTACTGTGAGACAGCTATTTTCTGACATCATTTAAGAATTGTGTTTTTCTGGTAAGAGCATCCGCCTTGCAAATTTCGAATGCATTCCATATAAGTCCTGTTCTTTCAAATATAGAAAGGTTGCAAACTTAAATTTAACATTAAATAATGTTttcaattttaatattttatttatttaaactatctttactatatatatatatatatatatatatatatatatatatatatatatatatatatatatatatatatatatatatatatatatatatatatatatatatataatacaagcTTATTGTTATCATTTGTGGACATATGTTTAACATATTTAATTAACA containing:
- the LOC111886443 gene encoding eupatolide synthase; this translates as MDTFTFFPSWLLQPVLVLFFSCALIYTHLRKKSSMAYPNLPPGPRRLPFIGNFHQILGKDLHHVLWEFSHKYGPIMLIHLGSKPYVIISSSELANQVLKTYDHILNNRPRSKAFERLTFNYMDVAFSPTDDHWKKMRKVFITEFAGSKRTRFFKNVLDMEVKTMLDSFSSHLLDTTINLEDHIEHLITDVACKLAVGKSYREGTLVRGKTLKEILDELVIMLSGSLSDIFPSVGWILDGLRGWNGRLEQCFSDLDSFLEMVLDEHIDRTESERGDHERDLIDACRSQLTRDELKSLLMNVINGSVDTTTAATIWAISEIIKNPRVMQKLQDEIRSCVGKKPRIDESDITQMTYLKLVVKETLRLHPPPFLLVRECTSHCQINGCDILPGTRILINSWGIGRDSKIWKDDATDFNPERLENLEVDQCEMVPFGGGRRSCPAANMATSIIEFTVASIFYSFDWKLPNEVNNENLDMEQEGFPVVKRKVPLCLVPMKHNPED